A DNA window from Gillisia sp. Hel1_33_143 contains the following coding sequences:
- a CDS encoding sugar nucleotide-binding protein, which yields MEKILILGASGFIGNALYKELCSYFDTYGTYNTNEKGFNKNQKFYEFDHETENVEILLQSLKPTVIVSALRGNFTSQVITHFSIIDYIAKNDCKLVFLSSSNVFDGFTNFPSYEYDKTLSMSVYGRFKIKIENALLRLPNHKYNILRLPMVFGANSPRVLEIKNKIEFGEPIEVFPNVVINATDISKLTQQIHYIINRKKQGVFHLGSNDLIHQHDLVTDIAKELGFKNPHLKQVYDSNFDRFLAVLPKDNLLPKNLQVSVLDVINATLIK from the coding sequence TTGGAAAAAATATTGATTTTAGGAGCGAGTGGCTTTATAGGCAATGCCTTATATAAAGAGCTCTGCTCCTATTTTGATACTTATGGAACCTATAATACTAATGAAAAAGGTTTTAATAAGAATCAAAAATTTTATGAATTTGATCATGAAACAGAAAATGTTGAGATCTTATTACAAAGCTTAAAACCCACTGTAATAGTTTCTGCGCTTAGAGGAAACTTTACTTCTCAAGTGATCACCCACTTTTCTATTATTGATTACATCGCTAAAAATGATTGTAAATTAGTATTTCTATCGTCTTCTAATGTGTTTGATGGATTTACGAACTTTCCCTCGTATGAATATGACAAAACACTCTCCATGAGTGTTTATGGAAGGTTTAAGATTAAGATAGAAAATGCACTTTTAAGATTACCAAATCATAAATACAATATTCTTAGATTGCCTATGGTTTTTGGCGCTAACTCTCCAAGAGTATTAGAAATTAAGAATAAGATTGAATTTGGTGAGCCTATAGAAGTGTTTCCTAACGTGGTTATAAATGCCACAGATATTTCTAAATTAACACAACAAATTCATTATATTATAAATAGAAAAAAGCAGGGTGTATTTCATTTAGGGAGTAATGACCTAATACATCAGCATGATCTTGTAACAGATATAGCTAAAGAGTTGGGGTTTAAAAATCCACATTTGAAACAGGTCTATGATTCAAATTTCGATAGATTTTTAGCGGTACTTCCTAAAGATAATCTCTTACCAAAGAATTTACAGGTATCTGTACTAGACGTAATAAATGCCACCCTAATAAAATAA
- the aroB gene encoding 3-dehydroquinate synthase, whose amino-acid sequence MAITTHQAPVYFSENAYQQLNYFLKRTNHSVIFILVDSNTQNCCLNAFLQKMVTESPIEVIEMDAGEQFKNIETCSGIWNVLSELNGDRKSLIINLGGGVVTDLGGFVASTFKRGISYINIPTSLLAMVDASVGGKTGVDLGTLKNQIGVITQPDMVLIDPTYLSTLSAKEMRSGLAEILKHGLIANEAYWQKATNLENLGLDDLEALIKESVSIKSSIVTEDPLEKNVRKSLNYGHTLGHAIESYFLSHEDKNTLLHGEAIAIGMILATHISSNLLDFPENKLKNITEKLSDIYPKVNFEADDIEHIIELLKFDKKNEYGKINFVLLKDIGKPILDQKVNNDLIINAFEYYREN is encoded by the coding sequence ATGGCCATTACAACTCATCAAGCTCCAGTTTACTTTTCTGAAAATGCATATCAGCAGTTAAACTATTTCTTAAAGCGCACAAACCATTCCGTAATCTTTATTTTAGTAGATAGTAATACACAAAATTGCTGTTTAAACGCATTTCTTCAAAAGATGGTGACAGAATCGCCAATAGAAGTGATTGAAATGGATGCTGGAGAGCAATTTAAAAATATTGAGACCTGTTCAGGAATTTGGAATGTACTGTCAGAATTAAATGGTGACAGGAAAAGTTTGATCATTAATTTGGGTGGCGGCGTAGTAACAGATCTAGGCGGTTTTGTAGCTAGCACTTTTAAAAGAGGCATCTCTTATATTAATATTCCAACTTCTTTACTCGCTATGGTAGATGCATCTGTTGGTGGTAAAACAGGAGTAGATCTAGGTACTCTGAAGAATCAGATCGGAGTAATAACCCAACCAGATATGGTTCTTATAGATCCAACTTATCTTTCTACTCTTTCAGCTAAAGAAATGAGAAGTGGTTTAGCTGAAATTTTAAAACATGGTTTAATAGCAAATGAAGCTTACTGGCAAAAAGCTACAAATCTGGAAAATCTAGGCTTAGATGATCTAGAAGCGCTTATTAAAGAATCTGTGAGCATTAAATCTTCAATTGTTACAGAAGATCCTTTGGAAAAGAATGTTAGAAAATCTTTAAACTATGGACATACATTAGGACACGCTATAGAGTCTTATTTTCTTTCTCATGAAGATAAGAATACTTTACTCCATGGAGAAGCAATTGCAATAGGAATGATCCTAGCTACCCACATATCATCTAATTTACTTGATTTTCCAGAAAATAAGTTAAAGAATATAACAGAAAAATTAAGTGATATCTATCCTAAAGTTAATTTTGAAGCAGATGATATCGAGCATATTATCGAGCTATTAAAATTTGATAAAAAGAATGAATATGGTAAGATAAATTTTGTATTATTGAAAGATATAGGAAAGCCTATTTTAGATCAAAAGGTGAATAATGATCTAATTATCAATGCTTTTGAATATTATCGAGAAAATTAA
- the gcvT gene encoding glycine cleavage system aminomethyltransferase GcvT, protein MKEIALKHKHEALNAKMVPFAGYNMPVSYEGVNIEHENVRKNLGVFDVSHMGEFLITGKNALALIQKVCSNDASKLVDGKAQYSCFPNEDGGIVDDLIIYRINEEKYLLVVNASNIEKDWNWIAQHNTMDATTRDISDDYSLLAIQGPKAAEAMQSLTDIDLANMKFYTFEVAGFAGVENVIISATGYTGSGGFEIYFKNEDAEQVWDAVMKAGADYGIKPIGLAARDTLRLEMGYCLYGNDIDDNTSPIEAGLGWITKFTKDFVNSEALLKEKEEGARRKLIAFELDERGIPRHGYDIVDENGKIIGVVTSGTMSPSLDKGIGMGYIPTEMAKNNEKIFIQIRKKAIPASLVKLPFYKGE, encoded by the coding sequence ATGAAAGAAATCGCCTTAAAACATAAACACGAAGCCTTAAATGCAAAAATGGTCCCTTTTGCTGGTTATAATATGCCTGTATCCTATGAAGGAGTTAATATAGAGCATGAGAATGTTCGTAAGAACTTGGGAGTGTTTGATGTATCTCATATGGGTGAGTTTTTGATCACCGGAAAGAATGCACTAGCACTCATTCAAAAAGTTTGTTCTAATGATGCTTCCAAGTTAGTAGATGGAAAAGCTCAATATTCTTGTTTTCCTAATGAAGACGGTGGAATTGTAGATGACCTTATTATCTATAGAATTAATGAAGAGAAATATTTACTAGTGGTAAATGCTTCAAATATTGAAAAAGACTGGAATTGGATAGCGCAGCACAATACTATGGATGCTACCACAAGAGATATATCAGACGATTATTCATTACTTGCAATTCAAGGTCCTAAAGCTGCAGAAGCTATGCAATCTCTCACAGATATAGATCTTGCAAATATGAAATTCTATACTTTTGAGGTTGCAGGATTTGCTGGGGTAGAAAATGTAATAATTTCTGCTACTGGATATACCGGAAGTGGTGGATTTGAGATCTACTTTAAGAATGAAGATGCAGAACAAGTATGGGACGCAGTAATGAAAGCTGGTGCAGATTATGGTATTAAGCCAATAGGATTGGCTGCCAGAGATACACTAAGACTAGAAATGGGCTACTGCTTATATGGTAATGATATAGATGACAATACGTCTCCTATAGAAGCCGGATTGGGCTGGATTACAAAGTTCACCAAAGATTTCGTGAATTCTGAAGCGTTATTAAAAGAAAAAGAAGAGGGTGCCAGACGTAAGTTAATTGCTTTTGAGTTAGATGAACGTGGAATCCCTCGACATGGATATGATATTGTAGATGAAAATGGCAAGATAATTGGCGTAGTAACTTCGGGAACTATGTCACCATCATTAGATAAAGGAATAGGAATGGGATACATTCCTACTGAAATGGCAAAGAATAATGAGAAGATCTTTATTCAGATACGTAAGAAAGCCATTCCAGCAAGCCTGGTGAAGTTGCCCTTTTATAAAGGAGAATAA
- a CDS encoding 4a-hydroxytetrahydrobiopterin dehydratase, protein MKKLTEDEILSKLESLEGWNYNDNAIHTSFEFENFKEAFTLMTRIAFEAEAQQHHPDWSNVYNQLEITLSTHDADGVTEKDFKMAKAIEGIVNAE, encoded by the coding sequence ATGAAAAAATTAACTGAAGATGAGATCCTATCAAAATTAGAATCTTTGGAAGGATGGAATTACAATGATAATGCAATTCATACCTCATTTGAATTTGAAAACTTTAAAGAAGCATTCACTTTAATGACGCGTATAGCTTTTGAAGCGGAAGCTCAACAACATCATCCAGACTGGTCTAATGTCTACAATCAATTAGAGATCACTCTTTCTACTCACGATGCAGATGGAGTTACAGAGAAAGATTTTAAAATGGCAAAAGCTATTGAAGGAATCGTAAATGCTGAATAA
- a CDS encoding NAD(P)H-hydrate dehydratase — protein sequence MKIFDVKQLAEADKVTMEKQNISSLELMERAAGLVFEDIHSKLQSAQIPIKVFCGIGNNGGDGLVIGRLLLEHGYQVTMYVVNYSNNRSDNFLQNYDRVKDITNDWPKLLKSEKDFPEIGKNDFVIDAIFGIGLNRALENWVGKLVEHINASNAFVLSVDMPSGLFSDKIPTQEDRVIKANVTISFQAPKFVFFLPQTSDYVGDLQVIDIGLDREYLIKTHSNIQLINKEEAKAMFQPRKNNTHKGNYGHTLIIGGSYGKIGSIVLAATAALRTGAGLVSVYVPKCGYDILQISVPEAMVLTDENDQELITIDFELDPDVICFGMGAGTSSKTALALEGLLKKTKNAMVIDADGLNILSNHKDYLSLLPENSVLTPHPKELERLIGSWQDDFDKLEKAKKFTKEYKVILVIKGAHTMVISGENIYINNTGNPGMATAGSGDVLSGVIAGLISQKYDTLTAAVFGVYLHGRTGDILADKKSYQGLISGDIANNMGEGYLDLFKN from the coding sequence ATGAAGATTTTTGATGTTAAGCAATTAGCTGAAGCCGATAAGGTAACTATGGAAAAGCAAAATATTAGTTCATTAGAACTAATGGAGCGCGCTGCAGGACTTGTATTTGAAGATATTCATTCAAAGCTGCAAAGCGCTCAAATACCTATAAAGGTTTTTTGTGGAATAGGTAATAATGGAGGAGATGGTTTGGTAATTGGAAGGTTACTTTTAGAACATGGATATCAAGTTACTATGTACGTAGTAAACTATTCAAATAATAGATCAGACAATTTCTTACAGAATTACGATAGGGTAAAGGATATAACCAATGATTGGCCAAAGTTGCTAAAAAGTGAAAAAGATTTCCCTGAAATAGGAAAAAATGACTTTGTAATAGATGCTATTTTTGGAATTGGTTTAAATAGAGCATTGGAGAATTGGGTTGGGAAATTAGTAGAGCATATAAATGCATCAAATGCATTTGTTCTTTCTGTAGATATGCCTTCCGGACTATTTTCTGATAAGATTCCGACTCAAGAAGACCGTGTGATCAAAGCAAACGTAACCATCTCTTTTCAAGCTCCTAAATTTGTTTTCTTCTTACCTCAAACTTCAGATTATGTAGGAGATCTTCAAGTTATTGATATAGGCCTAGACAGAGAGTATTTAATAAAAACGCATTCTAATATTCAGCTTATTAACAAGGAAGAAGCAAAAGCAATGTTTCAGCCTAGAAAGAACAACACGCATAAAGGTAATTACGGGCATACTTTAATAATTGGAGGAAGTTATGGAAAAATAGGAAGTATAGTGCTTGCTGCAACAGCTGCATTAAGAACAGGAGCTGGATTGGTCTCTGTATATGTGCCTAAATGTGGGTATGACATTTTACAGATTTCTGTTCCGGAAGCTATGGTTCTTACAGATGAAAATGACCAGGAATTGATTACTATAGATTTTGAACTAGACCCAGATGTGATTTGCTTTGGAATGGGAGCCGGAACATCGAGCAAAACTGCCTTAGCATTGGAAGGTCTATTAAAAAAGACGAAAAATGCCATGGTTATAGATGCAGATGGCTTAAATATATTGTCTAATCACAAAGATTATTTATCATTATTGCCAGAAAATTCTGTATTAACTCCACACCCTAAGGAGCTGGAAAGATTAATTGGATCGTGGCAAGATGATTTTGATAAATTAGAAAAGGCCAAAAAATTCACAAAAGAATATAAAGTTATCTTGGTAATTAAAGGTGCTCACACCATGGTAATAAGTGGTGAGAATATTTATATTAATAATACTGGGAATCCGGGTATGGCAACAGCGGGTTCTGGAGATGTACTTTCTGGAGTTATTGCCGGCTTAATCTCCCAAAAGTACGATACACTAACAGCCGCAGTTTTCGGGGTATATCTTCATGGTAGAACAGGCGATATTTTAGCTGATAAGAAAAGTTATCAAGGTTTGATCTCCGGAGACATTGCGAATAATATGGGAGAAGGATATTTAGATTTGTTCAAAAATTGA
- a CDS encoding YebC/PmpR family DNA-binding transcriptional regulator yields the protein MGRAFEFRKARKMKRWSAMAKAFTRIGKDIVMAVKEGGPDPDSNSRLRAVIQNAKSVNMPKDNIERAIKRASDKSQGDYKIVLFEGYAPHGIAVLVETATDNNNRTVANVRMHFSKSDGNLGTSGSVEFMFDHTCNFRINGEGLDPEELELELIDFGAEEVFEDEDGIMIYAPFESFGTLQKELESRDLEILSSGFERIPQVTKKLTAEEAADVEKLLERLEEDDDVQNVYHTMEETED from the coding sequence ATGGGAAGAGCATTCGAATTTAGAAAAGCACGTAAGATGAAACGTTGGTCTGCAATGGCCAAAGCATTCACTAGAATAGGCAAAGATATTGTGATGGCCGTTAAAGAAGGCGGACCGGATCCAGACAGTAACTCTAGATTAAGAGCAGTTATACAAAATGCCAAGAGTGTTAACATGCCTAAAGATAATATCGAAAGAGCCATTAAACGCGCTAGCGATAAAAGTCAGGGAGACTATAAGATCGTTCTTTTTGAAGGCTATGCTCCACACGGAATAGCAGTTCTTGTAGAGACCGCTACAGATAATAATAATAGAACCGTTGCAAATGTGAGAATGCATTTTAGCAAAAGTGATGGAAATCTAGGAACTTCAGGATCTGTAGAATTTATGTTTGATCATACCTGTAATTTCAGAATTAATGGAGAAGGTTTAGATCCGGAAGAGTTGGAACTTGAATTAATAGATTTTGGTGCAGAGGAAGTTTTTGAAGATGAAGACGGAATTATGATCTATGCTCCATTCGAAAGTTTTGGAACCTTACAAAAGGAGCTTGAAAGTAGAGACTTGGAAATTTTGTCTTCCGGTTTTGAAAGAATTCCACAAGTAACAAAGAAGCTTACTGCAGAAGAGGCTGCAGATGTAGAAAAATTATTAGAACGTCTGGAAGAGGATGATGATGTTCAGAACGTTTACCATACAATGGAAGAAACCGAAGATTAA
- the hutH gene encoding histidine ammonia-lyase — translation MDSFYISSAVLDLHIIHEILQENKKLELSEEARVNIEKSRNYLNEKIKNHNLPIYGINTGFGSLCNVKISTENLTHLQENLVMSHACGTGDVVAKPIIKLMLLLKIQSLSYGNSGVALETVNRLIELYNNDILPVIFEQGSLGASGDLAPLAHLALPLIGEGEVYFEGERISAAELLKKFGWTPLKLQSKEGLALLNGTQFMSAHGIYALLECYKLSYLADLVGAISIDAFNCNMSPYDELVHMVRPHRGQVKTAERIREFLADSEIAKIEKDSVQDPYSFRCIPQVHGATKDTISFVRKTFKTEINSVTDNPNIFIEADKIISGGNFHGQPLALALDYLAIAMSELGNISERRTYQMVSGLRGLPNFLVENPGLNSGFMIPQYTAASIVSQNKQYATPSSTDSIVSSNGQEDHVSMGANGATKLLKVVENINTILAIELFNASQALYFREPLKTSNKLAEIITKFREVVPIIKEDQVMSIHIQEAKRFLKEFKMDEKSLQD, via the coding sequence ATGGATTCATTTTATATAAGCTCTGCAGTTCTTGATCTTCACATAATTCATGAGATCTTACAAGAAAATAAAAAATTAGAGCTTAGTGAAGAGGCAAGGGTTAATATTGAAAAATCTAGGAATTATTTAAATGAGAAAATAAAGAACCATAACCTACCAATCTACGGTATTAATACGGGGTTTGGATCTTTATGTAACGTTAAGATATCAACAGAGAATCTAACCCATTTGCAAGAGAATTTAGTGATGTCTCATGCCTGTGGAACCGGAGATGTAGTGGCGAAACCAATTATTAAGTTGATGCTTTTGCTAAAGATACAGTCTTTGAGTTATGGTAACTCTGGAGTAGCACTAGAGACAGTTAATAGATTAATAGAACTCTATAATAATGATATCCTTCCGGTTATATTTGAACAAGGATCACTGGGAGCTTCTGGTGATCTGGCACCACTGGCACATCTAGCATTACCGCTTATTGGTGAGGGTGAAGTCTATTTTGAAGGAGAAAGAATAAGTGCAGCAGAGCTTTTAAAGAAGTTTGGTTGGACTCCATTAAAATTACAATCTAAGGAAGGTTTGGCTCTATTGAATGGTACTCAATTTATGAGCGCCCACGGTATATATGCATTGCTTGAATGTTATAAACTTAGCTACTTAGCAGATCTTGTGGGTGCCATTTCTATAGATGCCTTTAACTGCAATATGTCTCCCTATGATGAATTAGTTCATATGGTAAGACCTCACAGGGGTCAGGTTAAAACTGCTGAAAGAATTCGAGAGTTTCTGGCAGATAGTGAAATAGCAAAAATAGAAAAGGATAGTGTACAAGATCCATATTCATTTAGATGTATTCCACAGGTGCACGGGGCAACTAAGGATACCATCTCCTTTGTAAGAAAAACATTTAAGACAGAAATAAATTCTGTAACAGACAATCCTAATATCTTTATTGAAGCTGATAAAATTATTTCCGGGGGAAATTTTCACGGGCAGCCTTTAGCCTTAGCACTAGACTATTTAGCTATCGCAATGTCTGAACTTGGAAATATTTCTGAAAGAAGAACCTATCAAATGGTTTCTGGTTTAAGAGGCCTGCCTAATTTTTTAGTTGAAAATCCTGGGTTAAATAGCGGATTCATGATTCCGCAATATACGGCAGCAAGTATTGTGAGTCAGAACAAGCAATATGCAACACCCTCCAGTACAGATTCTATAGTCTCATCTAACGGGCAAGAAGATCATGTGAGTATGGGAGCTAATGGAGCCACCAAATTATTGAAGGTTGTTGAAAATATAAATACGATACTCGCCATTGAGTTATTTAATGCATCTCAGGCATTATATTTTAGAGAGCCACTTAAGACCTCTAATAAGTTGGCAGAAATTATCACTAAGTTCAGAGAAGTAGTGCCTATAATTAAAGAAGATCAGGTGATGTCTATACACATTCAAGAAGCAAAAAGATTTTTAAAAGAGTTTAAAATGGATGAAAAATCGTTGCAGGATTAG
- a CDS encoding 1-acyl-sn-glycerol-3-phosphate acyltransferase, producing the protein MRWLYKIIFFKILGWSLNGTVDPAIKKCVFIVAPHTSWFDFYLGLLIRKILNIEINFVGKKELFKPPFGWYFRWVGGAPLDRTPGQNKVEAIAAIFPTKEIFRLALSPEGTREKVDNWRTGFYYIAQKANVPIIKVAFDYGRKEIKIAAPVFYNKTFEEDILEIEKFYAGVTGKYPDKF; encoded by the coding sequence ATGAGGTGGCTCTATAAAATAATATTTTTTAAAATTCTGGGTTGGAGTCTAAACGGTACAGTAGATCCTGCTATAAAAAAATGTGTTTTTATCGTTGCCCCTCATACCAGCTGGTTCGATTTTTATTTGGGCTTATTAATCCGAAAAATATTGAATATAGAAATAAACTTTGTAGGTAAAAAGGAGTTGTTTAAGCCTCCTTTTGGTTGGTATTTTAGATGGGTTGGTGGAGCTCCCTTAGATAGAACCCCGGGACAAAATAAGGTTGAAGCGATAGCTGCTATTTTTCCAACCAAAGAAATATTTAGATTAGCGTTATCTCCAGAAGGCACTAGAGAAAAAGTTGATAACTGGAGAACCGGTTTTTATTATATTGCTCAGAAAGCAAATGTTCCAATAATTAAGGTAGCTTTTGATTATGGTAGAAAGGAAATAAAGATTGCAGCGCCTGTATTTTATAACAAAACATTTGAAGAAGATATTTTAGAGATTGAAAAATTCTATGCCGGAGTTACCGGAAAATATCCAGATAAATTTTAA
- a CDS encoding proline dehydrogenase family protein, producing the protein MITQKIFNDTETAFKLKSDDELNRALLMFGMINRPSLVKIGTYLTKISLKLHLPVEGLIKATIFNQFSGGESMEDCLPNIEKMYTKKLHSILDYSVEGKEEEEQFDAAMKKKISIIEFAANRKELPFAVFKPTGIGRFAIWEKVSSKLTLTAAEEEEWKRVQSRVEQICEAAYQNDISVLADGEETWMQDASDELMVRMMQKYNQEKTIVFNTLQCYRWDRMEYLQKLHEKAKKEGFKVGAKIVRGAYMEKENERAKKMGYPSPICESKEATDVSFNGVLSYCLSNIDDISLFVGTHNEVSNYLALQILEDKGLAIDDSRVWFSQLYGMSDNISYNLARKGYNAAKLVPFGPVRDVVPYLIRRAQENTSVKGQTGRELSLLMEERKRRKGEDTSKRSNESSSQKDQPKHHAE; encoded by the coding sequence ATGATCACACAAAAGATTTTTAACGATACCGAAACTGCCTTCAAACTTAAATCTGACGATGAGCTTAATAGAGCTTTACTGATGTTTGGTATGATAAATAGACCAAGTTTAGTTAAGATCGGTACGTATCTTACAAAGATTTCTCTAAAGTTACATCTACCTGTAGAGGGATTGATTAAAGCTACTATATTTAATCAATTTAGCGGTGGAGAATCTATGGAAGATTGCTTACCTAATATTGAAAAGATGTATACTAAGAAGCTTCATAGTATTTTAGATTACTCGGTAGAAGGTAAAGAGGAAGAAGAGCAATTTGATGCTGCAATGAAAAAGAAGATAAGCATCATAGAATTTGCAGCTAATAGAAAAGAATTACCATTTGCTGTTTTTAAACCAACGGGAATCGGACGATTTGCAATCTGGGAGAAAGTTAGTTCAAAATTAACTTTGACTGCTGCAGAAGAGGAAGAATGGAAAAGAGTTCAAAGTAGGGTAGAGCAGATATGCGAAGCTGCATATCAGAATGATATTAGTGTGTTGGCAGATGGAGAAGAGACTTGGATGCAGGATGCATCTGATGAGCTTATGGTGAGAATGATGCAAAAGTATAATCAGGAAAAAACTATCGTTTTTAATACCTTGCAATGTTACCGTTGGGATAGAATGGAATATCTTCAAAAGTTGCATGAGAAAGCTAAAAAAGAAGGCTTTAAAGTGGGCGCTAAAATTGTGCGTGGAGCTTACATGGAAAAGGAAAATGAAAGAGCTAAGAAAATGGGTTATCCATCTCCTATATGTGAAAGCAAAGAAGCTACAGATGTTAGTTTTAACGGAGTACTATCATATTGTTTATCTAATATAGACGACATTTCTCTATTTGTAGGAACTCATAATGAAGTTAGTAATTATTTAGCATTACAGATATTAGAAGATAAAGGTTTGGCAATAGATGATTCTAGAGTTTGGTTTAGTCAGCTTTATGGAATGAGTGATAATATAAGTTATAACCTGGCAAGAAAAGGATACAATGCAGCTAAGCTAGTACCATTTGGTCCTGTTAGAGATGTAGTTCCCTATCTTATTAGACGTGCTCAGGAAAATACATCTGTTAAGGGGCAGACAGGTAGAGAGCTCTCTTTATTGATGGAAGAACGCAAAAGAAGAAAAGGAGAGGATACCAGTAAAAGGTCTAATGAGAGTTCTTCACAAAAAGATCAGCCTAAACATCACGCAGAATAG